The Mytilus trossulus isolate FHL-02 chromosome 3, PNRI_Mtr1.1.1.hap1, whole genome shotgun sequence genome contains a region encoding:
- the LOC134710647 gene encoding uncharacterized protein LOC134710647: protein MNRTLDRNFVLQKQLERSFKGLEKEYKTSQRRNQCIAESCVSFTYQLLHEATLKEKENFKKRPKTAKPSYSNTHERTIVDADVNNTRLRPQTAHGQHDKTDSKQKRPSSAHPLIPQNENKGDEEQCDVERKDTGQKPKNAWIKVKEIVQKTKSVNSNELNEKRNSQDEQISIENIPVTCDYLQHNRRRPKTADFYRKKQPESELAIFWSRKVRYAIDKWDLEDNEDDFIDNDIFSVASRASRAKRPITPPVHKTEMTETEKRLKAFVRRFGSKYRTQMNLSSATSNHSAVTTGGRKNFSISRQELASIHGDVSRRLKNTKMIVKKSGSIQRSVEKYADYAKDLSSEGRSSVMNLSKISRKKSIFEDKI from the coding sequence ATGAATCGGACATTAGacagaaattttgttttgcaaaagCAGTTGGAGCGGTCATTTAAAGGTCTagaaaaagaatacaaaacttCCCAGAGGAGGAATCAATGCATAGCAGAATCATGTGTTTCATTTACGTACCAATTGTTGCATGAAGcaacattaaaagaaaaagaaaattttaagaaaagaccaaaaacagcaaagcCGAGTTATTCCAATACACACGAAAGAACTATTGTAGACGCTGATGTTAACAATACACGACTTCGCCCACAAACAGCTCATGGtcaacatgataaaactgaTAGTAAACAAAAGCGACCATCTTCAGCTCATCCATTAATACCGCAGAATGAAAACAAAGGTGATGAAGAACAATGCGATGTTGAGCGTAAAGATACTGGTCAAAAACCAAAGAATGCTTGGATAAAGGTCAAAgaaattgtacaaaaaacaaaatctgtgAATTCAAATGAACTCAACGAAAAGAGGAATTCTCAAGATGAACAAATATCTATCGAAAACATTCCGGTTACATGCGACTATTTACAGCATAACCGTCGCCGACCAAAAACTGCCGATTTTTATCGAAAGAAGCAACCTGAAAGTGAATTGGCTATATTTTGGTCCAGAAAAGTTCGATACGCCATTGATAAATGGGATTTAGAGGATAACGAAGATGATTTCATCGATAACGATATATTTAGCGTTGCTTCTCGTGCTTCGCGTGCAAAACGCCCAATTACACCACCTGTGCATAAAACGGAAATGACCGAAACAGAGAAAAGACTGAAAGCATTTGTTCGGAGATTTGGCTCCAAATATAGGACACAGATGAACCTATCGTCTGCGACGTCCAATCATAGCGCTGTAACTACGGGTGGTCGTAAAAACTTTTCCATTTCTAGACAGGAACTTGCAAGCATTCACGGAGATGTATCACGAagattaaaaaacacaaaaatgataGTTAAGAAAAGCGGATCAATACAGCGTTCAGTCGAGAAGTATGCCGATTATGCAAAAGACTTATCTTCGGAGGGTAGGAGTTCGGTAatgaatttatcaaaaatttccagaaaaaaatctatatttgaagacaaaatttga